The genomic stretch actgtatattttttttatttctcttttatatacacataaaatttattaaattatttctcttccaactaataatttttttctcttctatttatatttattttctttaatattttattggttcttatttttctaaattttattttaatctatGTATTTGTTCTTATTAcacctaatattttttatttatgtgtaatatacattcttatatatgttatagaaatatgatttgaTTCTATTAACttgccaaatttttttaaaaaacataaagctaaagcacaaaaatatatttatatatattttatttttttaactaaaaaatgtAATATTTTTTGTCATATTTGTTGAAATCCTAAGTTAAAtatgaatatttatttttaaaatagaataaatatattttaatttttttgtatctaaaaataatattatatcaatgtTAGAATTATTTAAATAGAAAAGTAATGGTAAACATAGAATTATTTAGGATAAATAGAActaagtatattttttattgaaaatataaatttaaaaatattatatttaattttcaataatcaACCTCTCATTGAACCATTGTATGttcaaaagatttttaaagaaatgaaataattttaggtatataaatttttgtaaaaatttaattaaatcaagatatttattatcgttgattaaaaaagtaaattgaaaTGAGAATTTAATATatactcttaaaatattatttatttatttttctatcattcTTTATCATTCAATGAtcatattaatataatttaattcaataaaattatttatcatccTTTGATTGAATAAAACTTctattttatctaaaaattttaaggtTTCTCAACCTCAAGATCATCTatgttaaatcattaaaaatataaCTGAGAGCTAAAAAGCGTCCCTTCATTTGAGAGTGTAATTGAGATCAGTGAGCTTAGCTCTTGTGGTTCTTTAATCTTCGTCAACCAAAATCTTATGTATCCTTGATAGGGTTGAATCACAATTCTATTATAGAAAAAGAACTACAGAGAAACGAGTTTGATGTGTTAAAAACCAATCAAAATCCTAAAgtcattatttatatttgagtgtgacactcattaaaccctaaaactcaaataaaatagtatctatgGTTTTAATCCCATTTATCcaaataaaaagtaataatgacttatttaatTCAACATTTATGATAATAAATGAGATTACCGCTATATAAGTTATTTAATGTCAAATTACTTAATTTGCGATTATAAttacaataaatatattaagaaataataatttcctaacaatcTTTCACTTGGgctatatatacatattttcGTGAGATAATCACATCTTATGAATTTTATACGCACATCTGAATATTATTTCTCTGATTACTTTAATAATCTGGTCTGTCTCATATATTAGTTATGAAATTACCACAACTTTTATCATACTAGTGTCACAACAAAACTACGATGATCGTCATACTAAAATACTTAACCacatagatcaaatttggatgagaaaattcaaaaattacgTGCAAAAATGATCTCATGTATGCCTATTTCCAACTGGTCCaagttgaataaaaaatttattttattcaatgaAAGACTCAGATGTAACTATAACGGCAACGCTGGGGCTCATAGCAATGGCAACTAAGTGATGAATctgtggaagaagaagaaaagaactTAACAGACTcacaatgagagagagagagagagaatttacCTAGAGAAAAGGGAATCGGCAGGAGAAAGGTGGCGACAAATTCAACAACGACGGTAACGACATAAGCAGCGATGGCAACATGAGCTGTGAAGAGGTAGGCAGCGATGTACTTAGCAACAACGATGACGGAACTATGAGGTCTTTTTTGAAGAAGCCGAAAAGAAGAAGACTTTGGGTAATGATGACTGATTGCTATAGAGTATATACTAAAATTGTGAATCACTGAATCTGTGATATGAGACAATTCCTAATTCCTAAAaagtgtttatatgtatatatccGGAGAAGGTACATCCTAAACCCAATCATGTCCTGTCATAAGTAAAAtctgccccaattcgaattaaGTTAATATCCACTGGGTATGGACGGGTCGGTACCCGCTTATTCGGATATTCTTGTCAAGTTTAACCACGTATTGATGCTCCATTTATTAAGAGTTTACCGCTAGCCAATGGATTGATACACACACAAGGCGAAATTCTAACTCCTAATAGTTGTTTAAGCAGACGAGTGAAGTGATCACTCAACAAACTGAAATCAATTCAaacaaatactaattatttttaatattttaatattaaaaatcctaaaaatttgattttaattataattttataaaatatttataataattattatatatattttatttaattttttaataaaatgttttatataattttatgtattatttcgTACAAATACGAGAATATATactaattaaactaaaattcaACTATAATCTATATACCTCATGTCTttataaagaaaattttgaCTAATTTTAAACTTGCTTATTGTGGGTCTTAATGTgactttttttttaagttttatttttaaataagtcTGCTATATATAGTCTTTTAGATCATGTCAAACTTAAGAAAAAAACACCCAAAATAAATTATGTAATTCTGTTCTTCTCTATATCCCTTCCCTCCCTTGTGTTTTTAtgtatcaaaaaaataaaacatcgGACACTTTTCATTCAAACCCGAAACATCTTATCATATTAAAGTTCATATATAGCTTCTTTCATATTATAGTTATTTTACGAGGTTATTGAAGAAGATCTGTAGCTTGATTTTATTGTACAATGTTTGGCAATTGACCTCACAAATGAGAATATATATGTCCTAATATAAGAGCTTTCTACATTGCAcccaaaaaataagaaaaaataagaaaaaggaaGTAGTATACAACATTGTTTTTCATTGATAGAGCAGAAGAATTTGGAACATCTGATTCTGATGAGCAACTAGTAAAGCTAATTTCATACTTTGGATTTTTGTTGGGGTGAAACAAACCAAAATGGCGTTCGGTTTCAGCAGGCCCTTTAAGATCTTCATCAAACATAGCAAACAAATAAGTTTCAAGCGCTTGATTAGGCCTTTTTGGTGTCCCTTGAGTCACATGTTGAACTAAATTCTGATAATATAGTTTTGCATTCAACACCGTTGCAGCAGAACCACCATCAGAAGGCCATCCACTCTCTGATACCACCACTTGCAAATTAGGAGCATCAAGCTTTTCAAGTGCTGCATAAACTGCATCTAGTGATGCATCAAACAGATTATGGTACTCATATTTACCATCCTTAATTGTAGTATTTGATGGAGAGAACAATGCAAAATCAAGATTAATGTCATTTGGGTCACCAATGTATGTGAAATAAGTGTATAAATTCACAAGGAGTGGTGCATCTTTAACTGCAAGGAAGCTTATGATTGGTTTTATATATGAATATGAAGAAGGACTAAATGATCCTTGGGATGGAGGGTAAGAGCTTCCCAATAGCGACAATTTTATGGCTGTTGAAACCTTGATTTTTGTGTGTAGCTTGAAAGATACAAGTGCAGCATAGATATTCTGCATTGCCCGGAACATAAATTGGGCTTGTTGATCATTTGGCATAATTTCATTGCCAACAACAATGTACCTGAA from Arachis stenosperma cultivar V10309 chromosome 9, arast.V10309.gnm1.PFL2, whole genome shotgun sequence encodes the following:
- the LOC130950249 gene encoding glucan endo-1,3-beta-glucosidase-like, with translation MALMQTLVGLQILLLFHVLGTTAQPIGVCYGTVADNLPPPKEVVDLYEANGIEKMRIYNPDPSIMEALKGSNIELVVGVPNEDIQTLATSEPSAIQWVQNNIQTHTNYVKFRYIVVGNEIMPNDQQAQFMFRAMQNIYAALVSFKLHTKIKVSTAIKLSLLGSSYPPSQGSFSPSSYSYIKPIISFLAVKDAPLLVNLYTYFTYIGDPNDINLDFALFSPSNTTIKDGKYEYHNLFDASLDAVYAALEKLDAPNLQVVVSESGWPSDGGSAATVLNAKLYYQNLVQHVTQGTPKRPNQALETYLFAMFDEDLKGPAETERHFGLFHPNKNPKYEISFTSCSSESDVPNSSALSMKNNVELSHITDSVIHNFSIYSIAISHHYPKSSSFRLLQKRPHSSVIVVAKYIAAYLFTAHVAIAAYVVTVVVEFVATFLLPIPFSLDSSLSCHCYEPQRCRYSYI